The DNA region TCCTTGGTGTCGGCATCGGCAACGATCTTCGCGAAACCGTCGGTATGTCCCTCGATGACCGCTTTCGCGTTCGGCTTCATCGGGAACTTGCCGACCTTCACGTTGTATCCGCGATCTTTGGCAACCTGCTCCGAAAGGCCGACGCTGCCGATTTCCGGCTCGCAATAGGTGCACGATGGGGAGTTCATCTCTTCGTTCAGCGGGAAGGGGTTGAGCCCCATGATGTGCTCGACGGCGATGATGCCATGGTGCATCGCGGTGTGGGCCAGCAGCTGCTTTCCGTTGACATCGCCGATGGCGTAGATATGCGGAATTTTGGTCTGCTGCATGTCGTTGACCGGGATGTACGACCCCTTGGTCTCGATGCCAAGTTTCTCGAGGCCAATGTTCTCGATATTCCCCTGGCGGCCGATGGCCACCAGCAGGGTCTCTCCCTCGACCACGCTTTCCTTGCCCTTGGCATCGGTCACGCGCATCTTGATGCCGTTCTTGCCGAGTTCGATGTCATTCGCGGTTGGCCGAGCGCCCTGGATCACCGGCAGCTTCTGGCGCTGGAACGAGCGCGCCAGTTGGTCGGAGATTTCCTTGTCCTCCATCGGCACGACATTGCCGACCAGCGTGGTCGGGGTGCCGTAGCGGTGATAGACCGAGGCCCACTCGACGCCGGTAGCGCCGCCTCCGCGGATGATGAAGCTCTTCGGCAGTTTCTCCAGCACGACCGCATGGTCCGAGTTTATGACCTGCTTGCCGTCGTATGGCACGCCGTCGATCGGGCGCGGGCGCGAACCGGTGTTGATGATGATGTACTTGCCCTTGATGCTGAAGGGCGCGCTACCGTCCTTGGGGGTCACACCGACGGTGTGATCGTCGATCAGCTCGCCGCGGCCCAGGAAGACCGGGATCTTGTACTTTTTGTCGAAGAGATACTGCAGACCCTTGTACTGGCCCTCGACGACCTTGAGCGAGCGGTTGAGCGCGCCGTCATAGTCGAACTCGATGTCGCCCTTGACATGCACGCCGAACTCCGCAGCGCTTTTCACCTGATCGAAGACATCGGCCGATTTCAGGAAGGCCTTGGTGGGGATGCAGCCACGATGCAGGCAGGTCCCTCCGAGAATCAGTTCTTCGACCACGCCGACCTTGAGGCCGAGCTGGGTGGCGCGGATCGCGGCCACATAGCCGCCCGTGCCGCCGCCGAGCAGGACAAGATCGAACTCGTGCGTTGCCGCCGATACGTCCGCCATGGGTGAGGATGGTCCCTTCCGTCATTGCCGCGCAGCTCCCGGATGGATGCGCGGTTCGTCGCCGAAAAACGGCGATACTTTCAGTCCGAAAAGTATACGCCTGCGCGCCAGTCAGCCTTTGTGAAGCGTCGCGCATCACCGCAAGGAGACCGCATCGAATGTCGAACCTCCGTCCCGAGTTGTTTCAGGCTGTCAAGGAGCTCAGCGAGCTTCCCGGACCAACCGGGCACGAAGACGCGGTGCAAGACTGGATCGCCGATCGATGGTCGAGGTTCGCCGATGTGCAACGCACGCGTGTCGACAATGTGATTGCGACGATCGGCGGTTCGGGCAAGCGCTTGCTGATCATGGGTCATGCCGATGAGATCTGCTTCATGGTCCGCAGCGTGTCGGACGATGGCTTTGTGCATCTCGGTTCCTACTACAACGACACTCGCGGGTTTCCACCAAGGTGGATCATGCCGCTCAACCAAACCGCGCTGGTGCTGACAGAGAATGGGACAGTGCCGGGTTTCTTCTCGACCGTCAGCGGGCATGTCCTCACCAATCGTGAAGGCCCTGGAAGTGAGCGCTGGCAATGGAAGGACTGGTTCGTCGACCTGGGGGTGAGCTCACGCGCCGAGGCCGAAGCGCTTGGCATCTTTCCTGGATGCCGGGTGATCTGGAATCCCAGGGTCGAGCGCTACGGTGCATCTCGCATCACGGGAAAAGCGATGGACGACCGTGCTGCGCTCGCCATTGCGACCATTGCCGGCGAAGAGTTGGCCAAACGCAACGATCTCGCCTACGAGGTGGTGCTCGCCTCGACCGTCCAGGAGGAGAACGGCCTGATTGGCGCGCAGAGCGTGGCCGATACGATCGATGTCGATCTTTGCCTCAATCTCGACGTTGGTCTGGTCGGGGACATTCCCGGGCCAGATCGGCAGGACTTTCCCAGCCGACTGGGAGGCGGACCCGTAGTGGTCTATCAGGATTCGACCGTCCACTACTCGCGCAAGCTGTCCGACCGATTGCTCAGGATCGGACGGGAACATGACATTCCCATGCAGCGCGCTATCTACCAGCAATACGGCAGCGACGGCGCGGCAATGATCAAGCGTGGGGTCGAGTCGGCATTGATTGCCTATCCCACGCGCTACACGCATTCACCGGTCGAGACGGTCGATGAGCGCGACATCAACTGGACGGTCGATTTGCTGGTCGCATTTGCCACCACAGCAACCCCGTGACTCTGGTATCCGGGGTCGTGCCTCGCGTCACGAGCACGACCCCGGAACCTGGCTTCAGTTGTTGTAGACCATGAATCCGCGGATGAGATTGAGCAATGCCTCATTCTCGTCATAGATCACCGAATGCCCGCTCTCTTCGAAGATGCGCAGGTCGGCATTGGGAATCTTTTCGGCGATTTCGACTGAGAACTCAGGAGCGCAAATCCAGTCGTGCCGCGCGCCCACCACGAGGGTCGGCGCCGTAATCCGGTGGAGTTCTCCCGAGACATCGTAGTCGCGCAAGAATCCACCAAACCCCTCGTTGATCGCATCCACCGAGAAGATGCCTCGGCTGACGCCGTGCATTGGCTGACCGGGATCGAACGTTCGGGAATAGAGCGGTTCCATGATCTCGAAATAGCGGCGAAGCTCGGCCTCGCTCTGGAAGCTTCCACTCCAGAGCGCCTCGCAGACCTCGCGCTGTTCGGCGGTACCGTGAACGGCCAGAAGTTCCTTTGCCCGTTGAAGGAATCCCGAATGGGCGGTCGTGACGAGCGCAATCAAGTGCGAGAGACGCTCAGGGTAGCGAACCGCATAGGAAAGCGCGACCATGCCGCCGTAGGACGCGCCGATGACGACGATCTTTTCGAGTCCCAGGTAATCCCGAAGAGCTTCGAGATCTTCGACATTATTTTCGAGGGTATAGGTCGAGCGAGGTCCACGTCCCGATCGTCCCTGCCCGCGGTGATCGATATAGACCAGCTGCATTGTGTCCGTCAGCGGTGTTAGCGCAGGCTTGTAGTACGAGTGATCTCCTCCAGGGCCACCGTGAAGAACGAACGCCGTCGGCTTTTCCTTCATTCGGGGGCCATCGGGAACAAACGCGGCGCCATCGACATCGAACCAGATCTCGGTACCGCGAATTCGAGCTTTCATCCGATCTCCTTGTGCACGGGCATGGCCGGGCTCCTATAGACGAATTCTGGGATTCAACGCGTCTCGCAGCCCGTCGCCAACCAGATTGGCTGCGAGCACCGTTATCATGATTGCCATTCCGGGAAACGCCATGATCCACCATGCGCTGCGCATGAACTGCCGCCCGTCGCTGAGCATGATTCCCCATTCGGCGGTGGGAGGTTGCGCTCCAACTCCCAGGAAGCTCAACGCCGCTCCGACCAGAATCGCGCTGGCGACTCCCAGGCTTGCAAGCACGAGCACCGGAGTGAGCGAGTTTGGCAGCACGTGCCGAACGATGAGCCGCAGGTCGCCGCAGCCCAAACAGCGCGCCGCTTCGATGTACGGCATCTCACGTATCTGAAGAACCGTCGCCCGAACGATGCGAGCGAAACTTGGGATCCATGCGACGCCGACGGCGATCATGGCATTTCTCAGTCCGGGACCGAGCATCGCGGCAACCGTGAGAGCCAACAGAATGCCGGGCAGAGCCATCAGGGCATCGATCATTCGCATGAGCACGCTGTCGACTGCGCCGCCATAGGTCCCGGCAAGCATGCCAATCAGGGTTCCGAGTGTGGCGGCGATTGCCACCGCAACGAACCCCATTTGCAACGAGACGCGTGACCCATAGACCACCCGGCTGAAGATGTCACGACCGAGATTGTCGGTTCCCATGAGGTGGCTTCTGGACGGAGGCTGCAGAACATCGCGCGAGATCGCCACTGGGTCGTATGGCGCAATGATTGGCGCGAACAGCGCGGTCAGGGCCAGGATCAGCATGATCCCGAGTCCGACAAGCGCGCTCCTGTGGCGAATCAGGCGACCGATTGCTCTGCGACCTGGATCACCCTTGGTGTCGGAGAGTGTCGAGGAACGTTCATCAGCGGGACCAGAAGACACACTCGATGTAACAGTGGTGGCCGGTTCAGTTCGTGCGTTGCTCACGTGAAAGATGGCGTCCCGATTAGTAGCGAACTCTTGGATCGAGGAATCCGTACGAAATGTCCGTGATCAAGTTGACGAGAAGGTAGACCACTGCCGTCAAGAGGATGGCCCCCTGAACAAGAGGAAAATCCTTGCTGAGAATTCCTTCGACGATGAGGCGTCCAATGCCTGGGCGTGCGAAGACGGTTTCGACGACGACTGCGCCGCCGAGCAGATAGCCGAAGTTCAGTCCGAGCAACGTGATTGTGGGCAGAAGTGCATTTCGGAGCGCATGGCCGATCAGGACGGCGCGTTCGCTGAGGCCTTTCGCGCGGGCGGTCCGCACATATTCGTCTTGTATCGCATCGAGCATGTTCGCTCGCACGAGTCGAGCGATGAGCGCGACTTGTTCGACCGCCAATACGGCCGCTGGAAGAATGAGTGACTCGAGACCCTTTGATCCCGTCGCCGGGAGCCAATCGAGCGAAATGGCGAAGACATAAACCAGTACCAGGGCGAGCCAAAAGTTGGGCACGGAGATTCCCAACAGGCTGATTCCCATTGCCAAACTGTCGAGCCAGGTGTTCTGATGCGTTGCCGAGAGGATTCCGAGGATGAATCCGACGACGGTCGCAACGACGAGCGCCACGATCGCGAGTTCGAGCGTATTGGGGAAGAGATCGAGGAACTCCTGCACGACGGGTTGCTGTGTGCGGATCGAGCGTGCCTGTCCCGTCGCGAGATCACTCAGGAAGTGCACATATTGGACTGGCAGCGGGTCGTTCAGCCCAAGCTGTTCTCGTACCTGATCCATCTCCTCAGCAGAGGCGCCCGAGCGGCCCATCATCATTTGGACGGGGTCGCCAGGGGTCAGGTGAACCATCATGAAGACGGCTACAGAGACGATGAACAGCACGGGCACCATCGTGGCGATACGCTGGAGAGCAAAACGAGTTGCCACAATGGTGCCCTGAGCGTGGTTAGTTCGACGAGGCTAGAGACGTGTCATAGAGCCAGAGATAGTTGCGGAAGTCCTGCTTGATGCCCTGATAGCTCGACTCGAACGCGGTCGACGCTTCAGGATTGCCGTAGTACGGAACAAGCAGTGCATTGTCCATGACGATCTGCTGAATCTCGGCGTAGATCGCGCCGCGCTCTTCGTCGTCGATCGTCCGCTCGCCGGCCTCGAGGAGCTCGTCGAGGTGCGGATCGGAGAACTTGCTCCAGGCAAAGCCCCCGTCGATGTTGCTGCTATGGAACAGATTCGTGAGAACGACCGGATCACTGCTCACCCAGGCCTGAGGGGCTGAATTGACCGTGCCGTTCGTGATGGCCTCATACGAAGCTGCGACATCCATTTGCTGAAGATCGACTTCGATCCCAACATCTTTCCAAAGCGACTGTGAGAGTTCATCGAACGGTGAGGTGAAGTCCGTCGCCGTGAGGGAGAAGCTCAGGCGTTGGCCATCCTTCTCGCGGATGCCGTCGCCGCCCTCGATCCAACCAGCGTCTTCGAGCGTCTGCTTGGCGAGCTCAGGGTCGAACGGATAGAGCGACTCGACGGCCGCTGAGTAGTACGGAGTCGATTTCCAGAGGGGACCGTAAGCCGGCTCCGTTACGCCAAACATGCCCGTCATGACAATCAACTCCCGGTCGAGCGCGAGATTGATTGCTTTCCGAACCGCCAGGTCGTCTGTCGGTGCGAGCGCTGTATTGAGGAACAGCACCACCGGAAGACCGGGGTTCATCACCTGGTTGACATCCAGCTCGTCACTGTCGGCCAACCGCTGCATCTCGTTGTAGAGCGGAGACTGGATCAGGTTGACATCCCCAGCCTCGAGCGCCGCAAGTCGGGTCGGGCTGTCCTGGTAGAACCTGAAGGTCACCTTCTCGAGATGAGCCGGTCCAGTGTGCTCGAACAAGGGCGAACCCCAGTTGTAGTCCTCGTTGCGGGTCAGCGTGATGTGATCCTGCTGGGCCCACTCGCTGAACTTCATGAATCCAGTCCCGACCGGGTTCCGCAGGAAGGCTTCTCGATCCGCCTGCACGGCAGTCGGTGAGACGATCCCCAGGAACGCCTGGCTGAGACTGTCGAGCAAGGGAGCATACGGAGCCGTGAAATGGACCTCCGCGGTCAGATCGTCGATCACTTCGGTGCGGTCATAGGGACCGAGCAGACTCGACGCGAATCCAGAGTGGGTCTCCGGGTCAACGACATGATCGAGCGAGAACTTCACGGCCTCGGCATTGAACGGAGTGCCGTCATGGAACATCACACCCTCTTTGAGCTTGAAGGTGTAGACGGTGCCATCCTCCGAAGCCTCCCAGGATTCCGCGAGGCCGGGATAGAACTGACCATCGACGCCACGCCAGACGAGCGTGTCATAGATGTTCATCATGACCCAGTGGGAAACTGCAAACGGGGTTACGGCAGGATCGAGGTTGTCGGGTTCGAGGTTGAGCCCGACGATGATCTCACCGCCGGCCGCCGCGTCCTGGGCGGATGAGTGCTCGATGGAGAGGAGTCCGGAACCGGCTACTGCGAGTCCGGATGCCGCGGCCATCTGCAAGAGACGCCTACGGTGGAGGGAGAGACGATGGGGTAGGCCAGCTAGATCACTTTCTTTCTGGGATGAACTCATGCCGTTCGCTCCATTCGTGAATTTGGGCATCTAGCCCAAAGCCGATCTGCTCACCAGCGAAACAGATCACGACACCGTTGAATTTTCCGAGCGCTCGGATACTGTTGTAGTTCGATCATATGGGCGCATTTGCGCACTGTCAATAGTTTTCAAGGATCGAAAATCGCACTCGTGCCGAATGGCGCTCGGATGAGGTTGGAAAAACTGCTCGCATTGGCGGAATACACCGGCCAAACCCGCTCTTGATAGCCCGGAACCCGGGAGTGATGTCGATGGTGGCCGTGAATGTGATTCGGACGGCTTTTTCGAACGAAGGCCCATTCACGTGTTGTCTGTGCGCTCGGTACATAGGCGGCAGCTCGCATTTGGACAGATTGACAAGAACCTTGGTTTGACCGTTGTCATCAGTGCTGACAAGCGACTTGTCGCGACAGATCTTGGACGAATGCGACAATATCGCGTCTCGACAACGTGCATGGGGGATCGAATGGAACACAGCGAATCGAAACGGCCGACCCTGGTCGGGTACGCGGCGATCTTCGGAGTGGAGATTCTGCCCGAGGAAGAATCGCTCGAGCGAAGCGTCGACGAGCTGATCGGCTTCATCGCCGATATCGACGCGCTCGATCTCGATGGCGTCGTCCCCGCTTCGATCTATGACCCGGCATGGCCGCGCGTAAACGAGGTTCGTTCATGACCTGGCTCGATGGCGACCCTGCCGATCTCACGATCGCGCAGGCGCAGTCCGCGCTTCGCAGCGGCGCCCTCACAGCGGCGGAACTGGTCGAAGCCAATCTCACCCGCGCTGAGCGCACCGAACCGTTGTTGCACGCCTATGTGACGCTTACCGGCGATACGGCGCGCTCCATCGCGGAGCGGCAAGATGCTTCGGCCCGTGGCGGGGTGTTCGCAGGTCCGCTCCATGGCATTCCCCTGGCCATCAAGGACATTTTCGACGTGGCTGGGTTGCCAACCAAGTGCAACTCGAAGTCACGCGCCCGCGTCAAAGCCGCCACAGAGGATTCGGCCTCGGTCGAGATGCTGCGGCGCGCCGGCGGCATCGTCATCGGCAAGACGGTCACGCAGGAATTCGCGGCTGGGGTCGTCAGCCCTCCGGCGCGCAACCCATGGGACCCAACCCGCATTCCGGGGGGATCGTCTGGCGGATCGGCGGCAGCGGTTTCGGTGGGATCGGCCACGGCTGCGATGGGTTCCGACACCGGCGGGAGCATCCGTATTCCCGCTTCGGTTTGTGGCGCGGTCGGTCTGAAGCCGACCTATGGCGTTCTCAGCACCAGGGGCGTCTTTCCGCTTTCCTGGGCCCTGGATACGGTCGGGCCGCTGACCAGAACAACCGAAGACGCCTACACGATGTACTGCGCGCTGGCCGGCATCGAGCAATCGGCGCCGCTCATGCCATTGGCGCTTTCCGAGATACGCGTCGGCGTGTCGCATCCGCATTTCTTCGAGCAACTGCAACCGGGTGTCTACGAGGCAGTACGGCAGGCCATCGGCTTGCTTGCGGCTGGCGGCGCTCAGGTGGTCGATGCGCCGTGGGACGATGCCCGCGCGGCGCGGGCCGCCGGGTTCATCATCAACCGGGTCGAGACCGAGGTTGTGCACCGCGAAGGGGTCAAGAAGAACCCGGGTAGCTATGGTCCGACGCTCATGGAGCGCGTGAAGGCGTCGTCGCTGATTCCGGCTGGCGCATTGGTGCGCGCGCAACAAGCGCGCACGGTGGTGCGCGCCAGTATCGAGCAGGTCTATCTCGATCACGGAGTCGACGTGCTGGTTTCTCCTGCGACACCTGCCACGGCATTGCCAGCCGACGACCTCTTTGCCGACTATCCCGGAACGGCGCGCGAGCATGTCACCCTGGCGTACACGCGCATGACGATGCCCTTCAATATCACCGGACAGCCGGTGCTCTCGATTCCGTGCGGGTTCGATGGGAATGGCTTGCCGGTCGGCCTGCAGATCGCGGGACGCCCGTATGACGAAGCGCGTCTCTGCCAGATCGGTATGGCGATCGAAGCCGTGCTTGCCAATCAATTCGGCGCGAACTGGACCCGTCCACCACTCGCGACGGAGATGGCCCTGTGAGCGATCTCGATCGGAACGAATTCCAACGCGGCGCTCAGGCTCGGCAGAACCTGGTCGCCGCGCTGCGTGAATGCGGCGAGCTTGCCGATGCGGTCGAGCATTTCCAGGGACAGGAGCTGCTGGATGTTCTGCTCTATCTGGACGGTCTCCGCTATGTCATGGCCGAGTCGGGCCAGTTGCTCCAGGGTGTGGTGCGCGGGTACGAGGGGTAGACGCCCAGTCCTCTGTCACTGATAGCAAGCGACACCGCTCACCGGTTCCCTCGATGCCTGGCGGCGATCGTTCGTGCGGACCTCTACAATCCGGCAACAACGGAGTAGGGCGAAAAGCACGATCGGAGTCGATTGTTCCATGCCAATTTGCAGCGCCGACCAGCTTCGCGGGCTGATGACCGGCTTGTTCGAGGCAGTCGGCACACCGGCCGAGACATCGGCGTTCATTGCGAACTCGCTTGTGGCCGCCAACCTGACCGGCCACGATTCCCATGGCGTCATTCGTATCCTCCAGTACATCGAAGTCGTCGAAAGCGGCGCGCTCGACCCGAAGGCCGAGGCGGAAGTGGTCTCCATCGATGGGGCGACCCTCAAGGTCGATGGCAAATGGGGATGGGGACAGCCCGCGTTTCACCTCGCGGTGAACGAGACGATACGCCTGGCACGGGAGTACGGAATTGCCATCGGAACGGTCGATCGCTGTTTCCATGTCGGGCGGGTCGCGCCCTATGTGGAAACCATTGCCCGAGACGGGATGATCGGTATCGCGATGGCGAACGCGGGACCAGCAGTTGCGCCCTATGGCGCGCGCACCCGTGTGATGGGCACCAACCCGATCGCCTGGGCTGTTCCAGGAACTGACGAGGATCAGCCGTTCGCGCTCGACATTGCCACCGCCCAAATCGCCGAAGGCAAGGTGCGGGTGGCGCGCAACAAGGGTGTCCCTGTTCCTCCAGGTGTGATCGTCAACAAAGATGGCGCGCCTTCGCTCGATCCGAATGACTTCTACGACGGAGGCGCGCTGATGGCGTTCGGCGGTCACAAGGGCTCCGGATTCAGCATCCTGGCGCAGCTGCTCGGCCGTGGCCTGGCGGGGATGACTCAGGACCGGTTGAAAACGCATCGAGGAGGCAACGGTCCCGTCGTCATCGCCATCGATCCCGCGCGCTTCGGTCCGCTCGACCTCTTCCGTGACGTCGTGACCGAAGAAGCCGAGCGCGTGCGCGGCGCCACGCCGGCGGAAGGTTTTTCAGAGGTCCTGATGCCCGGCGATCTCGAGGTGCGCGAGCAGGCACGGCGTGAAGCCGAAGGGTGCATGGTCGACGACACCACCTGGAACGCGTTGGTGTCCGAGGCGAAGCGCTTTGGACTGGCCGAGTCGATCTATGCGCTCGCGAGTTAGCACGCGCGGGACTCCACGTTCTTCATCGTGAGCGCGTGATCGGATAGCCGCCAGCGGTGGATGCGAGAACCATCTACAATCGGCCAGTCGTTCATCAGACGTCTTACCAGAACGGACGAAACTCCTCGATGCCGACGCTCGACCCGGACCTGTTGCGCAATCTGATAGCGGCGCTGTTCCATGCGGTTGGCACGTCTGAAGCAACGGCAGCTTGCAGCATGCAATCGTTCAGCAATCGGGGTATAGGCGATAGCGACGACGTCCGCGAGAAGCAACTGCTGTCCGACGCACGGCGCCTCGGACGTTCTGAATCGCTTTGGGCCACCGCGGCCTGAGCCAAGGGAGGGAACATGAAGAACAGGACACTCGCGAAGATCAAGGCCGGCAAGCCCGTTTATGGATTCGCGTCCGGCATCGGATCGCCAATTGCCACCGAGACGCTGGCCGCCTCGGGGATCGATTTCGTCTTTCTCGACGGGCAACATGGTTCGTTCGGGATGGACCGCGTGATCGATTGCCTTCTGGCGATCGGCGGTTACCCGGCCGATGCGGTTGCCCGCGTTCCAGTCAACGATTTCACCTGGATCGGCCGCTTCCTGGACGAAGGGTGTGTCGGCATCGTGGTTCCCATGGTGAACAGCGCCGCCGATGCCAAAAGGGCCGCGGATGCCTGCCGCTTTCCGCCGATCGGCACGCGCTCCTGGGGCTGGGGGCGAGCGGCGCGATACGGCGCCAACTACACCGATGAAATCGACCGCGAGGTTTTTCTGGCGGTGCAGATCGAGACCAAGACCGCGGTAGAAAACGCCGAGGCAATTCTCTCGACGCCAGGTGTCGATGGTTGCTGGATCGGGCCGTCCGATCTGGCGCTCTCATACGGCATCCACCCGCGTGATCGGTTCGCCAGTGAGGTGCATGCGGAAGCGGTGGAGAGAACGCTGCAGGCCTGCAAGAACACCGGCAAGTTCGCCGGCTATGCGACATCCGGTCCCACCGAAGCGCTCGCGCTGGCCGCGCGTGGATTCCAGTTCCTGACCGTTGGCTCCGATGCCGGATTCATCCTCAACGGGATTGCCGCCGAGATGGCCCAGCTGGGGATCGATCCGAACAAGCAGGACGCGTATTAGGCGGTCGTCCAGCGTCCAGGGTCGAGTGTCCAGTGCGTTGTCGCTGGACACTGGGCCGGGTCAGGGACCACCGGGGCCCAGATACTCCTTGGCCAGCTCTTCGAGGTAGTTCAGGTACGCCTCCCGTTCTTCGGGAGTCATGCGCTCCAGTTCTTCTCGCAGGGCCTCGTTGGGCAGTTGATCGCTCAGATCGCGGTAGGCGATCGGATCGTCGAACTCGCGCCGATCGTCGGATTGCTTCTCAGACATTCGTCATCTCCTCGGATGCAGCATCGAATCCGCGATCCGCTGTCAAGATCGAGCGGGAGAGATTGCCACCGCGGTCGATGCGTGGGTCTTGCCAGCGGCTGACCAGCACGTTGTATCCCTTGGATCGCAACGCGCTGAGCATGTTGTCCGCCTGAGATTGCGCGGAGATCGCCACGCACAGCTCCACGATCCGCTCGCCCATGCGGGGCCGGGCGTCCAGCCGGTTGACGTCCACGTCGATGATGTTGACGTTCAGGTGGGCGATTGGCAACAGCATGCGGAGCAGTTCGCCGGGCCTATCCGGCATCGCCACGCGAATGACCAGCAAGTTGGGCACCGACTGCTCATAAAGAATGCGCCATGAGAAGCTCGGATCGATATTCCCGCCCGACACCAGCACGATCACGTCGGCGTCCTTGCCGAACGGGGGAATCGAGGGCACACGGCCTTGCTGAATATCGCGCAGTCCCGCAAGCGCGGTCGCGCCAGCACCCTCGGCGATGATCTTGGCATAGACCATCAGATCGGCTATTGCCGC from Thermomicrobiales bacterium includes:
- a CDS encoding aldolase/citrate lyase family protein, giving the protein MKNRTLAKIKAGKPVYGFASGIGSPIATETLAASGIDFVFLDGQHGSFGMDRVIDCLLAIGGYPADAVARVPVNDFTWIGRFLDEGCVGIVVPMVNSAADAKRAADACRFPPIGTRSWGWGRAARYGANYTDEIDREVFLAVQIETKTAVENAEAILSTPGVDGCWIGPSDLALSYGIHPRDRFASEVHAEAVERTLQACKNTGKFAGYATSGPTEALALAARGFQFLTVGSDAGFILNGIAAEMAQLGIDPNKQDAY